The Accipiter gentilis chromosome 19, bAccGen1.1, whole genome shotgun sequence genome has a window encoding:
- the GJA3 gene encoding gap junction alpha-3 protein, with protein sequence MGDWSFLGRLLENAQEHSTVIGKVWLTVLFIFRILVLGAAAEEVWGDEQSDFTCNTQQPGCENVCYDKAFPISHIRFWVLQIIFVSTPTLIYLGHVLHIVRMEEKRKEKEELKKKGNVKDSNYPGAAASGSSGGGGSNNVKDLLGKRGKEKLPIRDERGRIRMGGALLRTYVFNIIFKTLFEVGFIVGQYFLYGFELKPVYQCSRSPCPHTVDCFISRPTEKTIFIIFMLVVASVSLLLNMLEIYHLGWKKLKQGMTSRYSLEMPVATMTPVMVTGESKPVALPPPAPPVVVTTATPRPVLPDTRAVTPLLAPVTMAPYYAAAAPRPRPTSNAASMASYPAAPPVPEERHRAVTPTPISTPVTIPTPIPTPTPAVINYFNSNSHALAAEQNWVNMAAEQQGKVPSSSAGSSTPSSVRHPLPQQEEPLEQLLPPPAGPPVAAANSGSSTSLSGASGSKWDVEGEEELSEERSVSAACTTVEMHEPPLLIDTRRLSRASKSSSCRARSDDLAV encoded by the coding sequence ATGGGTGACTGGAGCTTTCTGGGGAGACTGTTAGAGAATGCGCAGGAGCACTCCACGGTTATTGGCAAGGTTTGGCTGACGGTACTGTTTATCTTCAGGATActggtgctgggggctgctgctgaggAGGTCTGGGGAGACGAGCAGTCGGACTTTACATGCAACACACAGCAACCTGGTTGCGAAAATGTTTGCTATGACAAAGCCTTCCCCATTTCTCACATCCGCTTCTGGGTGCTGCAGATCATTTTTGTCTCCACTCCAACCCTCATCTACCTGGGCCATGTGCTGCACATTGTACGcatggaggagaagaggaaagagaaagaagagctgaaaaagaagggaaacgTGAAAGACAGCAACTACCCAGGAGCAGCAGCGTCTGGCAGCAGTGGTGGAGGAGGCAGCAATAATGTCAAGGATCTTCTTGGCaaaagggggaaggagaagctCCCGATCCGTGATGAACGTGGTCGAATCCGTATGGGGGGTGCCCTGCTCCGTACCTACGTCTTCAACATAATTTTCAAGACACTGTTTGAGGTGGGCTTCATTGTGGGCCAGTATTTCCTATATGGCTTTGAGCTAAAGCCAGTCTACCAGTGCAGCCGCTCACCTTGCCCACACACTGTGGACTGCTTCATCTCAAGGCCCACTGAGAAGAccatcttcatcatcttcatgttGGTGGTGGCCTCTGTCTCCCTGCTGCTGAACATGCTTGAGATATATCACTTGGGGTGGAAGAAGCTTAAGCAGGGCATGACAAGCCGGTACAGCCTTGAGATGCCTGTCGCAACAATGACACCAGTCATGGTAACAGGGGAGTCCAAACCTGTTGCcctaccaccaccagcaccacctgTGGTGGTAACAACTGCTACACCCCGCCCTGTTCTGCCTGACACCCGCGCTGTCACACCGCTGCTGGCCCCAGTGACCATGGCCCCGTACTATGCCGCGGCTGCTCCAAGACCACGGCCCACCTCCAACGCAGCCTCCATGGCCAGCTACCCTGCTGCGCCACCAGTTCCTGAAGAGAGGCACCGTGCTGTGACTCCCACGCCCATCTCCACTCCCGTCACCATCCCGACCCCCATTCCCACACCCACCCCAGCCGTCATCAACTACTTCAACAGCAACAGCCATGCCCTGGCGGCCGAGCAGAACTGGGTCAACATGGCAGCTGAGCAGCAGGGGAAGGTGCCCTCCAGCTCGGCAGGCTCCTCTACCCCCAGCAGTGTCCGgcatccccttccccagcaggaaGAGCCGTTGGAGCAGCTACTCCCACCCCCAGCTGGGCCGCCCGTTGCTGCAGCCAACAgtggcagcagcaccagcctgaGCGGGGCAAGTGGCAGCAAGTGGGATGTGGAGGGTGAGGAGGAGCTGTCAGAGGAACGGTCCGTCTCGGCTGCCTGCACCACCGTGGAGATGCATGAGCCACCGCTGCTCATAGACACACGGCGCTTGAGCAGGGCCAGTAAGTCgagcagctgcagagccaggTCAGACGACCTGGCTGTGTAG